Proteins encoded together in one Spartobacteria bacterium window:
- a CDS encoding redox-sensing transcriptional repressor Rex, whose amino-acid sequence MKSSHIPRATIQRLAVYVQVLESFIQDGETVVSSDGLARACGVNPSQIRKDLAYFGEFGVRGVGYYVQDLLTAIKQSLGIDRTWNVALVGVGNLGRALLRHGIFRRRGFILVGAFDCDPFKIGEEVAGLEVVCSRRLKEKVRDLEIEIGIITTPQERAQRAANYLVEAGVKGIVNFAPSRISVPDTVAVEYVDFMHHLFSVAFNISLNQSKGLS is encoded by the coding sequence TTGAAAAGCTCTCATATTCCGCGTGCCACGATTCAAAGACTTGCCGTATACGTGCAGGTGTTGGAGTCGTTCATTCAGGATGGGGAGACGGTTGTTTCTTCGGACGGCCTGGCGCGAGCCTGTGGCGTCAACCCTTCACAGATTCGTAAAGATTTGGCCTATTTTGGCGAATTTGGCGTTCGAGGTGTAGGTTACTATGTGCAAGATTTGCTAACCGCCATTAAGCAATCTCTAGGAATTGACCGCACGTGGAATGTTGCTTTGGTCGGCGTGGGGAATTTGGGCCGCGCACTGCTACGGCATGGCATCTTCCGTCGTAGAGGTTTTATCTTGGTGGGTGCGTTTGATTGTGATCCTTTTAAGATTGGCGAAGAGGTCGCGGGCCTTGAGGTGGTATGTTCCCGGAGATTGAAGGAAAAGGTTCGTGATTTGGAGATTGAAATCGGGATTATTACCACCCCGCAGGAGCGAGCCCAGCGTGCCGCAAATTATCTGGTTGAGGCCGGAGTAAAGGGGATTGTGAATTTTGCGCCTTCGCGAATTTCGGTTCCAGACACTGTCGCCGTCGAGTACGTTGATTTCATGCACCATCTGTTTTCGGTGGCTTTTAATATTTCTCTGAACCAGTCCAAAGGCCTTTCCTGA